In Scatophagus argus isolate fScaArg1 chromosome 3, fScaArg1.pri, whole genome shotgun sequence, one genomic interval encodes:
- the rbpjl gene encoding recombining binding protein suppressor of hairless-like protein isoform X3: MDELDIGEDGRKEAPTTQPGFPPPDAAALYPAGLSPDPGSPLTHLGTLLAGHDAPRTGGWDRRLDLEFQGCHLLGSTRQPGREAHADQSVTILHAKVAQKSYGNEKRFFCPPPCVYISGHGWRVMQDHLKEAGYGDSVHRLCGYMCLDSSSQAQADTFKLVFDQQPNSRLFACAKSLFISDQDKRKHFSLLLRLFLGNRQEVGSFQSRMIKVISKPSQKRQSMKNADLCISSCSRVALFNRLRSQTVSTRYLSVDRGSFIVSARQWTAFTITMVADQRADQDEFVLSEGFICYGCVVQLVCTESGVALPPMVIRKVNKQHAILDVDEPVSQLHKCAFQFRDNPHAYLCLFNDSIIKYQAASSVREPSKVVLNDGSCWTIIGVEAVEFTFNQGLACIQTPITPFPVITGLEVNGGGHVAMLEVFGENFSPHLKVWFGNCEAETMFKPAAAVVWMPLIAGGKTFCVSPSAHIFVHVRLRERSCFILLTN, from the exons ATGGATGAGTTGGACATCGGAGAAGATGGCAGGAAAG AAGCACCGACGACCCAGCCAGGATTCCCCCCGCCAGACGCCGCTGCGCTGTACCCCGCTGGTCTGTCCCCCGACCCGGGCAGCCCGCTGACTCACCTGGGGACGCTGCTGGCCGGACACGACGCACCGAGGACGGGCGGATGGGACAG GAGACTGGATCTGGAGTTTCAAGGCTGTCACTTACTGGGATCAACAAGACAACCGGGAAGGGAAGCTCATGCTGACCAGAGTGTGACCATCCTGCACGCCAAGGTGGCCCAGAAGTCCTACGGCAACGAGAAAAG GTTCTTCTGCCCTCCGCCTTGTGTTTACATTAGCGGTCATGGATGGAGGGTCATGCAGGACCACCTGAAAG AGGCCGGCTACGGGGACTCTGTCCATCGACTGTGTGGGTACATGTGTCTGGACAGCTCCAGTCAGGCTCAGGCAGACACATTCAAACTGGTCTTCGATCAACAGCCAAACTCCAGG CTGTTCGCCTGTGCCAAGTCCCTGTTCATTTCCGATCAGGACAAGAGGAAGCACTTCTCCCTGTTGCTGCGTCTCTTCCTGggcaacagacaggaagtgggttCGTTCCAGAGCAGGATGATTAAAGTCATCTCCAAACCCTCGCAGAAGAGACAGTCCATGAAGAACGCCGACC tgtgcATCTCCTCGTGCTCCAGAGTCGCTCTGTTCAACCGTCTCCGCTCGCAGACAGTCAGCACTCGTTACCTCTCAGTGGACAGAGGATCCTTCATCGTCAGCGCCCGACAGTGGACGGCCTTCACCATCACCATgg tggcGGACCAGCGTGCTGACCAAGACGAGTTTGTGCTCAGTGAAGGCTTCATCTGTTACGGCTGTGTGGTCCAGTTAGTCTGCACCGAGTCAGGAGTCGCTCTGCCGCccatg GTGATCCGTAAGGTCAACAAGCAGCACGCCATCCTGGACGTGGATGAGCCGGTTTCTCAGCTCCACAAATGTGCCTTCCAGTTCAGAGACAACCCGCATGCGTACCTGTGTTTATTCAACGACTCCATCATCAAGTACCAG GCCGCGTCCAGTGTGAGAGAGCCCAGCAAAGTGGTGCTGAACGACGGATCCTGTTGGACCATCATCGGAGTGGAAGCAGTGGAATTCACCTTTAATCAGGGTCTGGCCTGCATCCAGACACCCATTACTCCTTTTCCTGTCATCACTGGGTTAGAG GTGAATGGTGGAGGACACGTTGCCATGCTGGAGGTCTTTGGAGAAAACTTCAGCCCTCACCTCAAAGTGTGGTTTGGAAACTGTGA